Proteins encoded by one window of Pseudochaenichthys georgianus chromosome 9, fPseGeo1.2, whole genome shotgun sequence:
- the LOC139434518 gene encoding zinc finger protein GLI4-like: MLAGNVSNTSQIEMERETVCLTESAGKGDLVNMSTVQMLLSLKKQRLTAAAEEIFALFEKTIAEHEEELSLSKEENERLQKLLDADLPPQLRIHRADIQQLVEVKEEVLPDQQEWSTSPDQENPEPPPHIKQEQEELRISQEGEQLQELEEADITKSTFTPDPVKSADDKEKPQSSQPHQRQTEHMETEAGGDDCRGPESARNSDPESSLQPKTEDDTGDSSEPDTGDSSEPDTEDSADWNETREPGSGSNSLKNRQESVSDSRRSAEKKTFGCSLCKKSFAQKRSINRHMRIHTGEKPHNCSVCKKAFSQNIHLKEHMRIHTGEKPFSCLVCEKAFSRSGSLKAHMRVHTGEKPHSCSVCKKAFSWNISLKTHMRVHTGEEIYSCNVCDKRFKWYSDFKRHKCVGRQSSQLNEIQTEDNGEAEPPISSSAEHMGTEADGEDNEYIL; the protein is encoded by the exons atgctagctggaaacgtgagcaacactagtcagattgagatggagagagaaactgtgtgtttaacggagtctgcaggaaaaggtgatctagtaaacatgagtacagtccaaatgctgctgtcgttgaagaagcagcgactcactgctgctgctgaagagatatttgctctgtttgaaaaaACGATAGCAGAGCAcgaggaggagctgtctctttccaaagaggagaacgaGAGACTCCAGAAACTATTGGACGCTGATTTACCgcctcagcttcggatacaCAGAGCAG acatccagcagctggtggaggttaaagaagaggttctccctgaccagcaggagtggagcacTAGTCCGGACCAGGAAAAtccagagccccccccacacattaagcaggaacaggaggaactcaggatcagtcaggagggagagcagcttcaggagctggaggaggctgatatcaccaagtccactttcactcctgaccctgtgaagagtgcagatgataaagagaaacctcagtcctctcagcctcatcaaagacaaactgaacacatggaaacagaagctggtgGAGATGACTGTCGCGGACCAGAatcagccaggaactcagatccagagagcagtttacaaccaaagactgaggacgacactggagactcttctgaacctgacactggagactcttctgaacctgacactgaagacagtgctgattggaatgagaccagagaacctgggtcaggctcaaactcactgaaaaatagacaaGAATCTGTCAGTGATTCACGACGTAGTGCTGAAAAAAAAACCTTTGGTTGCTCTTTGTGTAAGAAATCTTTTGCACAGAAACGAAGTATAAAtcgacacatgagaatccacacaggagagaaacctcacaactgctcagtctgtaagaaagctttttcacagaatatacatttaaaggaacacatgagaatccacacaggagagaaaccatttagCTGCTTAGTTTGTGAGAAAGCCTTTTCACGGAGTGGATCtttaaaggcacacatgagagtccacacaggagagaaaccacacagctgctcagtctgtaagaaagctttttcatggAATATaagtttaaagacacacatgagagtccacacaggagaggaaatatacagttgcaatgtttgtgacaaaagatttaaatggtATAGTGATTTCAAAAGAcacaagtgtgttggtcgtcagtcctcacagcttaatgaaattcaaactgaggataacggagaggcagagcctccaatcagcagctcagctgaacacatgggaacagaagctgatggagaggacaaTGAATACATCTTATGA